In the Helianthus annuus cultivar XRQ/B chromosome 11, HanXRQr2.0-SUNRISE, whole genome shotgun sequence genome, one interval contains:
- the LOC110888281 gene encoding leucine-rich repeat extensin-like protein 2 encodes MDVDEDPDPAMPPSGTPTHPIDVSSGSSFAGSPYRGPDEYQEWFGQWKFEYTPSHHNTPPQWTPSEEPYFQAVTPPPPPAQEQPPPPPEPLRRRRNARMSVRGGPRFSTPQASSNYPPIFEDPQMGGPSNAMPEINITPATFAPPPPPMGFENPIPAYLIQLVNYNALYPSPLPPAYPTGYPAYGYQYPPPQPQPQPQPQPPPQQQQQQQQQQQEILQRVQEVERRVERHDSKTHKFLKGLAKFIKGKKDED; translated from the exons ATGGATGTGGACGAAGATCCAGATCCAGCGATGCCACCGTCTGGGACGCCCACGCATCCCATTGATGTTTCTAGCGGTTCTTCCTTTGCGGGATCTCCCTATCGAGGTCCCGATGAATATCAAGAGTGGTTTGGGCAGTGGAAATTTGAATACACTCCCTCCCACCACAACACACCACCGCAGTGGACTCCTTCTGAGGAGCCGTACTTCCAAGCGgtcacgccaccgccaccgccagcACAAGAACAACCTCCGCCACCACCAGAACCTTTAAGGCGGAGGAGAAACGCACgaatgtccgtgcgagggggtccACGTTTTAGCACCCCACAAGCTTCTAGCAACTACCCTCCCATTTTTGAAgatccacaaatgggtggaccttcaaACGCTATGCCggaaatcaacattacaccggcCACCTttgcaccaccaccacctccaatGGGTTTTGAAAACCCAATTCCTGCTTACCTAATACAACTGG TCAATTATAACGCTCTCTATCCTTCACCCTTACCACCTGCATACCCTACTGGGTATCCTGCTTATGGGTATCAATACCCTCCACCCCAACCACAGCCACAACCTCAACCTCAACCTCcaccccaacaacaacaacaacaacaacaacaacaacaagaaatCTTGCAAAGGGTGCAAGAGGTTGAACGTAGGGTGGAAAGACATGATAGCAAGACCCATAAGTTTCTTAAGGGTCTTGCAAAATTTATCAAAGGAAAGAAGGATGAAGATTGA